Proteins found in one Serinicoccus marinus DSM 15273 genomic segment:
- a CDS encoding ParB/RepB/Spo0J family partition protein codes for MSERRRGLGRGLGALIPAATEGERERPRDVFFPRGAEEGSEPTHDGGTDPGSLGAVGSLEGFTGNGSTGNGDDTRRTDQLARARTAGDEAATAPDDRSVSLAPVPGAVFAEIPVEQVRPNPRQPREVFDEDELAELVTSIQELGVLQPVVVRRTEPTAHGGEPVYELVMGERRLRASQAAGQDTIPAIVRATEDEHMLRDALLENLHRAQLNPLEEAAAYQQLLEDFGCTHDELAARIGRSRPQISNTIRLLKLPPMVQRRVASGVLSAGHARALLALPDGAAMERLAQRIVAEGLSVRSVEEIITLGSDDAPPRRRRSSAVASPDLAEVADTLSGRLDTRVQVSMGRRKGKMVIEFAGKDDLDRILQLLDSRSGE; via the coding sequence ATGAGCGAGCGTCGACGAGGACTGGGTCGGGGCCTGGGAGCCCTGATCCCTGCCGCGACCGAAGGAGAACGCGAGCGGCCGAGGGACGTGTTCTTCCCCCGGGGTGCCGAGGAAGGGTCGGAGCCTACGCACGACGGCGGCACGGACCCCGGTTCCCTCGGCGCGGTCGGCTCCCTCGAGGGTTTCACGGGAAACGGTTCCACCGGGAACGGCGACGACACCCGGCGGACCGACCAGCTCGCGCGTGCTCGGACGGCGGGAGACGAGGCCGCGACCGCTCCTGACGACCGCTCCGTCTCCCTGGCCCCGGTGCCGGGCGCGGTCTTCGCCGAGATCCCGGTCGAGCAGGTCCGGCCCAACCCGCGCCAGCCCCGGGAGGTCTTCGACGAGGACGAGCTGGCCGAGCTCGTGACCAGCATCCAGGAGCTCGGCGTCCTCCAGCCGGTCGTCGTACGCCGCACGGAGCCGACGGCCCACGGCGGCGAGCCGGTCTACGAGCTGGTCATGGGTGAGCGTCGACTCCGTGCCTCCCAGGCGGCTGGCCAGGACACCATCCCCGCCATCGTGCGCGCGACCGAGGACGAGCACATGCTCCGGGACGCGCTCCTGGAGAATCTGCACCGTGCCCAGCTCAACCCGCTGGAAGAGGCGGCGGCCTACCAGCAGCTGCTCGAGGACTTCGGCTGCACGCACGACGAGCTGGCCGCCCGCATCGGGCGGTCGCGACCGCAGATCAGCAACACCATCCGGTTGCTCAAGCTGCCGCCCATGGTCCAACGTCGCGTCGCCTCCGGCGTGCTCAGCGCCGGTCACGCGCGGGCGCTCCTCGCGCTGCCGGACGGAGCGGCCATGGAGCGTCTTGCCCAGCGCATCGTCGCCGAGGGACTCTCGGTCCGCTCGGTCGAGGAGATCATCACGCTCGGCTCGGACGACGCGCCCCCTCGACGCCGGCGCAGCAGCGCCGTCGCGTCCCCCGATCTCGCGGAGGTGGCCGACACCCTGTCCGGACGACTGGACACGCGGGTCCAGGTCTCGATGGGACGCCGCAAGGGGAAGATGGTGATCGAGTTCGCGGGCAAGGACGATCTCGACCGTATCCTGCAGCTGCTGGACAGCCGCTCGGGCGAGTGA
- a CDS encoding ParA family protein: protein MTAAAPCLGWPSSAHDRPPSSPRHVWSPVSWPSADARVSRETPESPSATTKATASPSVSQETAVAPTAATTQPGPWQGTRVITVSNQKGGVGKTTTAVNLAAAMATSGLSVLVIDMDPQGNASTALSIPHTSGTAGIYDVLIDGIPLADVVQDCPQVPGLSCAPATIDLAGAEIELVPLVARENRLRRALTTYLEDQAEVVDLVVIDCPPSLGLLTVNAFVAAREVLIPIQCEYYALEGLSQLLKNVELIQQHLNSDLEVSTILLTMFDGRTRLAADVAEQVREHFGERVLRTAIPRSVRISEAPSHGETVITYDPTSTGALSYADAAAEMRTMKEPA from the coding sequence ATGACTGCCGCTGCTCCATGCCTGGGATGGCCGTCCTCGGCCCACGATCGTCCACCCTCTTCTCCCCGTCACGTGTGGTCTCCTGTCAGCTGGCCATCGGCTGACGCCAGGGTTTCACGGGAAACACCAGAGAGCCCGAGCGCGACCACGAAGGCGACAGCGTCTCCCTCGGTTTCACAGGAAACCGCCGTCGCGCCCACAGCGGCGACGACCCAGCCGGGACCGTGGCAGGGAACGCGCGTCATCACCGTCTCCAACCAGAAGGGCGGAGTCGGCAAGACCACCACCGCCGTCAACCTGGCCGCCGCCATGGCCACTAGTGGCCTGAGCGTCCTCGTCATCGACATGGATCCGCAGGGCAACGCCAGCACGGCCCTGTCCATCCCCCACACCAGCGGCACGGCCGGGATCTACGACGTGCTCATCGACGGCATCCCCCTGGCCGACGTGGTGCAGGACTGTCCTCAGGTGCCCGGTCTCTCCTGCGCACCGGCGACCATCGACCTCGCCGGCGCAGAGATCGAGCTGGTTCCCCTCGTGGCGCGGGAGAACCGGCTCCGCCGGGCACTCACGACGTATCTGGAGGATCAGGCGGAAGTGGTGGACCTGGTCGTCATCGACTGTCCACCCAGCCTCGGACTGCTCACCGTCAACGCCTTCGTGGCCGCGCGCGAGGTGCTCATCCCGATCCAGTGCGAGTACTACGCCCTCGAGGGCCTGAGCCAGCTGCTGAAGAACGTCGAGCTGATCCAGCAGCACCTCAACAGCGACCTCGAGGTCTCCACGATCTTGCTGACGATGTTCGACGGGCGCACGCGCCTGGCGGCCGACGTCGCCGAACAGGTGCGGGAGCACTTCGGGGAACGAGTCCTTCGCACGGCGATCCCGCGGTCGGTGCGCATCAGCGAGGCCCCGAGCCACGGCGAGACCGTGATCACCTATGACCCGACGAGCACCGGTGCCCTGTCCTACGCAGACGCCGCGGCCGAGATGCGCACGATGAAGGAGCCTGCATGA